The genomic segment TTCAATCGAACTTCACGCGCGGGTCGACCCACACATAGCACAGGTCGCTGACCAGTTTGGTCAGCAGCCCGAGCAGCGTGAACAGGTACAGCGTGCCCAGCACCACCGGGTAGTCGCGGCGGATCACGCTCTCGTAGCTGAGCAGGCCCAGGCCGTCGAGCGAGAACAGCGTCTCGATCAGCAGCGATCCGGCAAAGAACGCGCCGATGAACGCCGCCGGAAAGCCGGTGACGATCGGAATCAGCGCGTTGCGAAACACATGCCGGTACAGCACCTGGCGCTCGGACAAGCCCTTGGCGCGGGCCGTGAGCACGTATTGCTTGCGGATTTCTTCCAGAAAGGCGTTCTTGGTCAGCATCGCCGTGACGGCAAAACTGCCCAGCACCATGGCCGTGACCGGCAGCGTGATGTGCCACAGGTAGTCGACGATGCGCGCGCCCCAGGACAGCGCATCCCAATGGGCCGAGGTCAGGCCGCGCAGCGGGAACCATTGCAGTTGCCCGCCAAAGATCACCAACAGCACCACCCCCAGCACAAAGCCCGGGATCGCATAGCCGAGCAAGATCAGCAGCGTGCTCACCAAATCGAAGCGCGAGCCGGCGCGCACCGCCTTGGCCACCCCCAGCGGCACGGCCACCAGGTAGCTGATGAAAAAAGTCCACAGCCCCAGGCTGATGGAGACCGGCAGTTTCTCCTTGACCAGGCTCCAGACGCTCTTGTTCTGAAAAAAGCTCTGGCCCAGATCGAAGCGCGCAAACTGGCCCAGCATCTGCAAGAAGCGCTCGTGCGCGGGCTTGTCGAAACCGTACAGCGCCTTGATCTGCGCCAGCCGCTTCGGGTCCACGCCCTGGTTGCCGCGGTAGGACAGGCCGTCGGATGGGGCAGCGCCGCCCTTGCCCGCCGTCGCCATGCGCGCCTCGACCAGGTACTGCTCGACCGGGCCGCCGGGCACGAACTGTATGACCACGAACGTCACCAGCAGCACCCCGAGCAAGGTGGGCAGCATCAGCAGCAGGCGTTTGGCGCTGTAGGCGAGCATGGGGTTCAGGGCCGTGGTGGCAGCAGCAATGGTAGTGGTGACAGGGCGGCGCTCGCTGGAACACCTTCGCCTGCGGCTACGGTGTGAGCGCCTTCGGGCGGCCGGGCGGCGATCGCTGGAGCACCTTCGCCTTCGGCTACGGTGTGAGCGCCTTCGGGCGGCCGGGCGGCGCTCACGACCCGATGCTCCACCACGCGAACATCAGCCAAGCCTGCGCATCGGCATAGGGGGGCATCGGCCGCTGGTAGGCCAGGCGCTTTTGGTTGTACACGATGCGGTGCGAGGCCAGGCGCCATTGCGGGATCAGGTAGTGGCTGTGCATGATGACGCGGTCGAGCGCGCGGCAGACGGGCAGCAACTCGGCCAAGCTGCGCGCGCGGGTGAGCGCCGTGACCAGCGCATCCACCGCCGGGCTGCGCACGCCGGCATAGTTGGCGGCGCCTTCCACATCCACCCTTTGGCTGCCGAACAACTCCTGCATCGCCTGGCCCGGGTTGTAGGTGCCGGGAAAATTCAGGGTGATGATGTCGTAGTCGAACTTGTCGAGGCGCTGCTGGTACAGGGCGAAGTCCACCGACACGAAGCGCAGCCTGATGCCGAGCTTTTCCAGGTTGCGCATCCACGATGCGACGGTGCGAACGCCGACCTCCTTGCTGTCCATGTATTCGAGCACCAGCGGCTCGTCGCGGGCGTTGCGCAGCGCGCCGGCGCGGTAGGTCCAGCCCGCATCGGCCAGCAGTTGGCGCGCCAGGCGCAGGTTCTGGCGCAGCGAATGGCCCTGGCCCCCGTCTTCGGTCATCGGCGGGGTGTACATGGGGCCGAACACGGCCTCGGGCACTTGGCCGCGCCAGGGCGTCAGCCAGGCCAGTTCCTCGGGGCCGGGGCTGCCGCTGGCGGCGCAGCGGGTGTTGCCGAACAGGTCCTGGACCCGGGCGTAGCCGCCGTAGAACATCCGGCGGTTCATCCACTCATAGTCCAGGGCCAGGTCCAGCGCCTGGCGCACGCGCACATCCTGCAACAGCGGGCGGCGTGTGTTGAGCACATAGCTCTGGAACCCGGCAGGCAGTTGGTGCGGCATTTCCGCTTTGGCCAGCACGCCCTGGTCGAAGAGCTTGCCGTTGATCCGGCGCGCCCAGTCGCCGGCCGAATAGACGGTCATGAAGTCGAACTCGCCGGCCTTCATCGCCTCCAGCCGCGCGGTATTGTCCTTGTAGATATTGATGGTGATGCGCTCAAAGTTGTAAGCGCCCTGGTTCACGTTCAGGTGCCGGCCCCAGTATTGCGGGTCGCGCACATAGGTGATGTCGCGGCCGAATGCCACCGGCCCGATGCGGTACGGGCCGCTGCCGATCGGGGTGTCGGTGACGATCT from the Verminephrobacter eiseniae EF01-2 genome contains:
- the yejB gene encoding microcin C ABC transporter permease YejB, encoding MLAYSAKRLLLMLPTLLGVLLVTFVVIQFVPGGPVEQYLVEARMATAGKGGAAPSDGLSYRGNQGVDPKRLAQIKALYGFDKPAHERFLQMLGQFARFDLGQSFFQNKSVWSLVKEKLPVSISLGLWTFFISYLVAVPLGVAKAVRAGSRFDLVSTLLILLGYAIPGFVLGVVLLVIFGGQLQWFPLRGLTSAHWDALSWGARIVDYLWHITLPVTAMVLGSFAVTAMLTKNAFLEEIRKQYVLTARAKGLSERQVLYRHVFRNALIPIVTGFPAAFIGAFFAGSLLIETLFSLDGLGLLSYESVIRRDYPVVLGTLYLFTLLGLLTKLVSDLCYVWVDPRVKFD
- a CDS encoding ABC transporter substrate-binding protein, with translation MRFWLIFLLMVCAAPARAAHGYALWGDLKYPPGFAHFDYVNPAAPKGGELRMVSNLRYSTFDKYNPFTMKGAAPAYLGDLLFETLLTGSMDETASAYGLLAESVEVAADRMSATFRLRAEARFHNGEPVQGADVKHSYETLTGPHAAPGYASMLQEVAGLEVLDARTVRFRFRQPQRELPLTVGGMPIFSRAWGRQADGRAKRFDEIVTDTPIGSGPYRIGPVAFGRDITYVRDPQYWGRHLNVNQGAYNFERITINIYKDNTARLEAMKAGEFDFMTVYSAGDWARRINGKLFDQGVLAKAEMPHQLPAGFQSYVLNTRRPLLQDVRVRQALDLALDYEWMNRRMFYGGYARVQDLFGNTRCAASGSPGPEELAWLTPWRGQVPEAVFGPMYTPPMTEDGGQGHSLRQNLRLARQLLADAGWTYRAGALRNARDEPLVLEYMDSKEVGVRTVASWMRNLEKLGIRLRFVSVDFALYQQRLDKFDYDIITLNFPGTYNPGQAMQELFGSQRVDVEGAANYAGVRSPAVDALVTALTRARSLAELLPVCRALDRVIMHSHYLIPQWRLASHRIVYNQKRLAYQRPMPPYADAQAWLMFAWWSIGS